The genomic interval CAACGGCGGGACGTGGAGCCGGAGCAAGTAGAGCTCTCGGATGAGCTTGCGTGGCGAGTCCACGAGAACGCGAAGGGTTGGATCTCGCAGGTTGACGTGAAGTCGGCAGCCGCGCTCGCGATCGAGGCCGCCGTGCTGGGATTCGCGCTCGCCCTCATCACTAACTCGGATACCCTCAGCCAACTCACTGACCTGTCGCGCTGGATCGTTGGAGTGGGGCTATTCCTGCTGCTCGTAAGTGTGGTCCTCTCGATGCTCGTGCTGATGCCTCGAATCAAATTGAGAGAGCCGAAGCCCAAAGATCGCGGCTACCTGTACTTCGGACACCTGCGCCATTGGGACAAGGAGGCGCTGACCGCAACTCTCGCTCGCAACCAAGTGAGTGACGGGCAGATCGCGGACCAGGTCATCAAGATGTCACAGATCGCTTGGCGGAAGCACGTTCTCCTGCAGTGGTCGCTCTACTTTCTGCTTGCCGGCATCGTCGTGATCGGCGGGCTGTACCTCCTGTTCGTCATCGGTTTCTTTCCCGCCGCGCTTGGCGATCTTGCCAGAACACCGTGTCCGACAGGAGTCAACCCATGTCCTTAGCCGATGAGCTTCGTGAGTACGCAAAGAAGACCCACGACTCCACCTGGTCTCGTCGTAGCGGCCAGAAGGTTCCTTCGACGGACGACGTCTCGCTCGGAAACGACGCGGTTGATCTTGATGCTGTTGTGCTCTACGCGGATCTCAAGGATTCGACAGGCCTCGTTAAGGGATATAAGGATTGGTTCGCGTCGGCTGTCTACAAGAACTATCTCTACACGGTGTCGAGAATCATCCGCGCACACGACGGTTCGATAACAGCGTTTGACGGCGACCGGGTCATGGGCGTCTTCATCGGAGGATCGAAGAACAGCAACGCGGCGAAGGTCGCTCTCAAGATCAACTGGGCAGTCAAGAACATCCTTCAGCCCGCAATCGACGCCAAGTATCCGAAGAACACCTACCAGCTCCAGCAGAAGGTTGGGATCGCGGCTTCGAAGACGATGGTCTCGCGCACCGGAATCCGGGGGAGCAATGACCTCGTCTGGGTGGGGAACGCAGCCAACATTGCTGCCAAACTGGCCGCTCTTCACTCCAGCTACCCGACATACATCACCGCGGATGTCTACAACATGCTCTCGGACGAGACAAAGTTCGGCGGAACGCCCAAGCGCGATATGTGGACAGATCTTGGTAGTGGCGATGGCTACGGGAAGATCTACGGGTCTACGTTCTGGTGGTCCATGTCATGAGTACTCCTGCGCCCATCGGCATCGTCGGCACGCTCGTGCGCGTCGTCCGTACCGACCCTGACAACCAGACACTTCACTTCCGTCTACCCGACGGCCGCGTGGGACGAGCCTCTGGACTGCTCAATGTCGACACGATCGATGCGGGTGACACGATTGTCGTAAGCGACAACGGGTGGGAGCAGGTACCGAACGATATCTGGTCAGATCAGAACTCGATTGCGGTCGTCCGTCGCGTTCTCGATGACGGGTCAATCCTCATCGACAGCGGTGTCACCATCCGACCAATCCACAACCCGTTGGGCATCGAGATCGAAACGGGCAATACCGTCGAGTACAACGACGCCGACGGTATTCTTCGCATCATCTCTGAGACACCGATTCGCAGCGGAAGCTTTGGTCAGGACGTCGATATCGACGGCGTGCGTCGTGAGTATCTCTGGGACACCGCCAACCTTGGTGCAGGCTTCAGCGACTTCGGTGGCTATCCCGAGGTTAAGGAGCGTGCGCGTGAGCTGATCGAGACTCAGCTCGAGCGCCGAAAGAAGCTCGACAAGATCAAGGCTCGCCCGGTGAAGGGCGTCCTATTCACAGGTCCTCCCGGAACCGGCAAGACCCATCTAGCGCGGATCATCGCCCGGGAGTCCAAGGCGGAGTTCTTCCTAGTCAGCGGTCCCTCGGTTGTGAGCAAGTGGGTCGGTGACACAGAAGACACGCTGCGCAAGATCTTCGAGGCAGCTACGGCCAGTCCTTCGGGCCGCGCGATCATCTTCTTCGACGAGATCGACAGCATCGCTGAGCGACGTGGAGGCGACTCTCATGAGGCTTCACGTCGCCTGGTTGCGCAGCTCCTGACCTTGATGGACGGATTTGACGACGAAGGCAAGAGCGTCATCGTCATTGCTGCGACCAACCGTGTTGAGGCTCTCGACCCGGCACTCACCCGTCCTGGCCGCTTTGACTGGGAGATTGAGTTCGGCATGCCGACTCTCCAAGATCGATTCGAAATCCTCCAGGTGCGCGCTAACCACTTGACTACGAGTGGGGAGCTTCCGCTTGAGGACCTTGCGGCCCTCACTGAGGGATGGTCAGCCGCCGACTTGACGGCGATCTGGACCGAGGCTGCTCTGGTAGCGGCCGGTGATGATCGCGCGGCCATCTCTGCCGAAGACCTTGCAGCAGCGCTCGAACGAGTGGCGAGCAAGCCTCGACGGTCTAACGCACAGGAGGCAACGCGATGAGTCTGCGAGACAGGTGGCGTCGTTGGCGCAATCGACCGAAACGAAAGAAGGTCGCCGAGTCCCGGCCGGAGCCAACCAAGGAAGATCTGCGAGAGTTCGTCTATCTCGATGAGGTCAGCCTGCGAAGCCTGCTCTCATCGCTCCGCGGCGATCTGCGCGACGGCTTGTCCGAGCAGACGGCGGACGAAATTCAGGTTGAAGCTGCGACGAATCTTGAAGCGACAAACGCACTGGTCGGCACGGCCGGCGTATCTTCGCGTTTTCAGACGACCAACAGTAGCACCATCCAAACTTCGCGCAAGGCGACCGTTCAGTCATGGTTCCGAGACTTTCGAGCCATCAAGGGGCTTCGTCTCATCGAGGTTGCTGAAGCGCAGAGCCCCGCCGCGGATCTCGACGCCCTGTTGACGACGACAGACAAGTCGCTCCTCGCTGCGGACGAGGACCTTCGACGAGGAGAACTGGTCGAGTTCCGGGTGAGGCTCTCGGCAGATCCGGTGTACCGGCTCAGCACGATGGTGACCGAGTTCACTGGAATGGCTGACGACTTCCCGGACATGTTCGCCGCCGGCAACGCTCACGAGACGCTCAAACAGGTCCAGCCCGTGAACAAGATCCTCGAACGACTTCTTGCCGGGCTCATCCCCATCCGAGCGACGGCAGTTGACTACTCAGTCATCACGGTCAAGGGAAACAAGTACGTCGTTCACGACGATCTCATTCGCGACCTAAAGGTGAAGCGCGAACCTCTTCAGATCGTTGGACTCACCGAGCATCTGGCGTACTGGAAGGACCTGCGACGTGTTCTCTTCTCAGACGCCGAGTTCACCCTGATCGGGCGGGTCTCGCGACCTGGGCTGCACTCTTCGTGGACTCCGGTGAAGCTCGCGGATATGTTCCAGGAGCTCGTGCCCGATCTTGTGGGGCAGATCAATGCTGCTGGACGTATCCCACTCTCGGCCGCCGAGCCAGTCACAACCGAAAACCCGAACAGCGCGAAGCTCAGCAAGGCACTCGAACTCTATGTGGAGGCTTTCCTGGTTGCTACCGACAAGACGCTCACCGAATCAGAGCAGTCCGCACTCGCTCGCGAGATCACGACGCTGAGCAATCGCTCGGGGTCTGCCTCGGATCAACGAAGCGCCTTCGCAATGACGAATGGACGTTTGCAGGAGATCACCGGAGCGAAGGTGAAGTCGAAGCGCGATCTTGAACTTCGCGAGCAGGCACGAACCGCAAGCGGACTTCCGCTATTTCCGATGATGGGCTCGAACGCGCTCGTGCCGACCGCGCCGCCGACCACCATTTCGACAGATGCAGAAGTTGAGTACCTTATCGACACAGAGATCATCGCGATCTATTGGTAGCCCCGCACCCCCCTAGTGCCTCCGTCGCGGAGCCCTTGCGCGTGTTTCGACACCAGACCGGTGCAGGGATCGAAGTACTGCTCCGTGTGAGAGCCCATACTCCTTCTCTAGTTCCGACATGGTGCGGCCAGCCTCGTAATCACGTGCCATCGCCGCAGCCTCCTCGTCACTCACCTTCCGCTTCGAGATCTGAACCCCCTGCTCGCGGAGCATCCGGGTGAGCGCGGAGTTCGCGACACCCAGCTCGCGAGCGAGGGACCGCACGCTCTCACCTGTCTTGGCGCGCTGGACGAGCTCCGCGACCTTGACGCTGCCGAGGCGCTTCGACAGCTCGTGGCTTCGGTACGCATCCGGGGTGCTCAAACCCTCCTCCCCATCGCCAGGAACCGCGAGATTCCGCAGTTCTACAGGGGTGAACGGCAGATCCCAATGGTTAGAACAGAGGTCGTTTAGGTCAGCAAGACGCAAACCCCCGGAGAACCGGGGGTTTTGTCGTTGGCGCGGTGATGCGTCAGCGCATCGCGTCGCCGATGTAGGAGTACTTGACGAACACCTCGCTCGCCCAGCCGGCCTCCTCGAGAACGCCCTGGACGGCCGAGAGCATGTAGCGCGAGTCCCAGCCCATGTAGAGGAACGGGCTGTCCTCGTCGGCGGACAGGCGGTCCCACTGCCCGTTCCATGCCATCGCGGGATACACCGGGCCGCCGCGGCGCGCGCTGAAATCCATGACGCTCTGCCGCGACGCGGGGGACTCCGCCCACAGGCGCTGGAAGATCCGGTGGAACAGATACCGGATGTCCTTCACTTCCCAGTGCTCGCCCCGGAACTCGACGTAGTCGAACTCCCGCTCCCACCCGCGAGGCCAGCCACGGCGCTGCTTCGCGTCGAGGATCGGCGTGAGGTTGTCGTCGTCGATGCTGACCACCGCGGGGCGGCGCCACACCTGCAGGAAGCGCTCGGTCAGCTGCTCGGTGCGACGGGCGATCGCCGCGGTGCTCCACACCTCGGCATCCGCCACTTCGCGCGTCAACGCCAGCGCACTGTCGCCGTAGACGGCGCGCTTTGCCGGGTAGGCAGCATCGAACGCGCGCTCGAACAGCGACTCCTCCAGGAGCGCGAGGTTGCCGAGGGTCGGCGCGAGCGCGCGGAAGCTGTTCTGCTCGTCGTCGGAGAGCTCCGCCCAGCGACGGATGCCGTCGGGCGACCAATCGTCGCCGGGAGCCGTCGGCGCGATGTGCTCGATGTCCCACCCCGCTTCCGCGCCGACCCCCGACATCCGGCCGAGCACGTAGCGCGCGTGGGGGAGCGCGCTGTATTTCAGGCCCACCCGCGTGCGCTCATCGGACGGCGTGATGCGCGCGATCGCGTGCACGAGCTCGTCGCGCCCGAGCTGCGCCGCGCGACACAGCCGTGCCACGAGGCGATCGGTGGTGACCCCGACGATCGTGCGCCGCAGCAGCAGCGATTGCAGTTGCTCGAGACTCGCGACGAGCTCGTCGTGCGCGAGCTCGCCGTGGATGTGGTCGCGGTACAGCCGGAGCACGAGCGGGTAGACGCCCCCGCCGAAGGTGCCGAGGGACGCGAACTGTGCGCCGATCGCGGCATCGGGCGTCTCGGCTGGCTCCAGCAGCAGCCGGTAGATCTCGGCGAACTCGCGCCACTGCGCCGCGCGCTGACGGAGCGTCGCGACGTCGAGGCGCGGGAACTCGTGCCGGAAAGCGTCGTAGACGCCGCGGCCACCGGTGACCGAGACCTCCCGCCCCGTCAGCATCACGAGGTAGTGCCGCCAGAACGAGCCGATCTGTTCCCCGGTGGCGTGCTCGATCGGCAGCCAATAGTCGCGCTCGATCTCGGTCTGCTCGGCGTGCGTGAGACCCATGAGGACGTAGTTGTGGATCAGTTCGTGATCGCGCAGCGGCTCGCCGGTGGAGTTGAGGCTCTCGAAGATCTGCTGCGCGTTGGCCTCGGCGCCGAGCGTGATCGACACGTGCTCGAGCTTCTGCAGACCCCGCCAGATGTCGGCCGCCTCATC from Microbacterium aurum carries:
- a CDS encoding adenylate/guanylate cyclase domain-containing protein; protein product: MSLADELREYAKKTHDSTWSRRSGQKVPSTDDVSLGNDAVDLDAVVLYADLKDSTGLVKGYKDWFASAVYKNYLYTVSRIIRAHDGSITAFDGDRVMGVFIGGSKNSNAAKVALKINWAVKNILQPAIDAKYPKNTYQLQQKVGIAASKTMVSRTGIRGSNDLVWVGNAANIAAKLAALHSSYPTYITADVYNMLSDETKFGGTPKRDMWTDLGSGDGYGKIYGSTFWWSMS
- a CDS encoding ATP-binding protein, encoding MSTPAPIGIVGTLVRVVRTDPDNQTLHFRLPDGRVGRASGLLNVDTIDAGDTIVVSDNGWEQVPNDIWSDQNSIAVVRRVLDDGSILIDSGVTIRPIHNPLGIEIETGNTVEYNDADGILRIISETPIRSGSFGQDVDIDGVRREYLWDTANLGAGFSDFGGYPEVKERARELIETQLERRKKLDKIKARPVKGVLFTGPPGTGKTHLARIIARESKAEFFLVSGPSVVSKWVGDTEDTLRKIFEAATASPSGRAIIFFDEIDSIAERRGGDSHEASRRLVAQLLTLMDGFDDEGKSVIVIAATNRVEALDPALTRPGRFDWEIEFGMPTLQDRFEILQVRANHLTTSGELPLEDLAALTEGWSAADLTAIWTEAALVAAGDDRAAISAEDLAAALERVASKPRRSNAQEATR
- a CDS encoding Pycsar system effector family protein; this translates as MEPEQVELSDELAWRVHENAKGWISQVDVKSAAALAIEAAVLGFALALITNSDTLSQLTDLSRWIVGVGLFLLLVSVVLSMLVLMPRIKLREPKPKDRGYLYFGHLRHWDKEALTATLARNQVSDGQIADQVIKMSQIAWRKHVLLQWSLYFLLAGIVVIGGLYLLFVIGFFPAALGDLARTPCPTGVNPCP
- a CDS encoding DUF262 domain-containing protein — translated: MSNATTVPAANVAAVAVNTIGWLSASDTTIVVPVYQRQYRWDIGGCEQLLGDIRAVAGADSADTHFIGSILSTAGGEDAGDAHLVLIDGQQRITTLMLLIAALHHTLRDDDPRLAAELERVLVRTDDPTRTKLRPHRAWADVFESVVLDRRAEGEEGRVSRFDDNYAFFRSQIRPDEAADIWRGLQKLEHVSITLGAEANAQQIFESLNSTGEPLRDHELIHNYVLMGLTHAEQTEIERDYWLPIEHATGEQIGSFWRHYLVMLTGREVSVTGGRGVYDAFRHEFPRLDVATLRQRAAQWREFAEIYRLLLEPAETPDAAIGAQFASLGTFGGGVYPLVLRLYRDHIHGELAHDELVASLEQLQSLLLRRTIVGVTTDRLVARLCRAAQLGRDELVHAIARITPSDERTRVGLKYSALPHARYVLGRMSGVGAEAGWDIEHIAPTAPGDDWSPDGIRRWAELSDDEQNSFRALAPTLGNLALLEESLFERAFDAAYPAKRAVYGDSALALTREVADAEVWSTAAIARRTEQLTERFLQVWRRPAVVSIDDDNLTPILDAKQRRGWPRGWEREFDYVEFRGEHWEVKDIRYLFHRIFQRLWAESPASRQSVMDFSARRGGPVYPAMAWNGQWDRLSADEDSPFLYMGWDSRYMLSAVQGVLEEAGWASEVFVKYSYIGDAMR
- a CDS encoding DUF6414 family protein, with the protein product MSLRDRWRRWRNRPKRKKVAESRPEPTKEDLREFVYLDEVSLRSLLSSLRGDLRDGLSEQTADEIQVEAATNLEATNALVGTAGVSSRFQTTNSSTIQTSRKATVQSWFRDFRAIKGLRLIEVAEAQSPAADLDALLTTTDKSLLAADEDLRRGELVEFRVRLSADPVYRLSTMVTEFTGMADDFPDMFAAGNAHETLKQVQPVNKILERLLAGLIPIRATAVDYSVITVKGNKYVVHDDLIRDLKVKREPLQIVGLTEHLAYWKDLRRVLFSDAEFTLIGRVSRPGLHSSWTPVKLADMFQELVPDLVGQINAAGRIPLSAAEPVTTENPNSAKLSKALELYVEAFLVATDKTLTESEQSALAREITTLSNRSGSASDQRSAFAMTNGRLQEITGAKVKSKRDLELREQARTASGLPLFPMMGSNALVPTAPPTTISTDAEVEYLIDTEIIAIYW